In a genomic window of Prosthecochloris marina:
- the menE gene encoding o-succinylbenzoate--CoA ligase codes for MDIVANAAQKYSHNPALINEKKTLSFRDLEAVTGRIATVLQRQGIRKGDIVTLCMPNSATMVLLLLALLKTGSVAAPLNYRFPASRLQTLFPLLKSTALIGPQSLTNKLAHPVKLIPEEIMAESSAWKQLFTEKKPVQTKSAEHDSANRQLDSPPAQQLRKPVTVIHTSSSSGLPKAALHSFANHYYSALGSNENLPFGPGDIWLLSLPLFHIGGYAMLFRSLLGGGALVVPEPGTLIQDALCRFHLSHLSLVPTQLYRLINDEKTLKKLQDFKVILLGGSTVEPALLEEASKAELPVYLTYGSTEMSSQITTTSGPVSTIGAGKVLPYRELLIDKESEILVKGPCLFQGYLSERGPMLKTDASGWFHTGDTGEMSPDGELLVTGRTDNMFISGGENIHPEEIERALCSFEGVRRAIVVPVDDPEYGFRPSAFIEVTGKALTDDEIKATLSRKTGKLKTPETITRVEQWRLLTGTEKIDRGYYKRLVNE; via the coding sequence ATGGACATTGTAGCGAATGCCGCACAAAAATACAGTCACAACCCGGCGCTTATCAATGAAAAGAAAACGCTCTCGTTCAGGGACCTGGAAGCCGTAACCGGTCGAATAGCAACGGTACTGCAACGCCAAGGCATACGAAAAGGTGACATCGTAACACTCTGCATGCCCAACAGTGCAACAATGGTTCTGCTACTGCTCGCGCTTTTGAAAACAGGCTCCGTAGCCGCACCGCTGAACTATCGCTTTCCGGCATCCAGATTACAGACCCTTTTCCCTCTCCTCAAATCCACGGCCCTTATCGGTCCGCAAAGCCTGACAAACAAACTCGCTCACCCTGTCAAACTAATCCCCGAGGAGATCATGGCGGAAAGCAGCGCCTGGAAACAGCTCTTTACGGAAAAAAAGCCCGTTCAAACAAAGTCTGCCGAGCATGATTCAGCAAACCGACAACTCGACAGCCCACCCGCCCAACAACTGAGAAAACCGGTAACGGTCATCCATACCTCGTCAAGTTCCGGTCTTCCGAAAGCTGCGCTGCACTCATTCGCCAACCACTATTACAGCGCTCTCGGCTCGAATGAAAACCTTCCTTTCGGCCCCGGCGACATATGGCTGCTCTCCCTGCCCCTATTTCACATTGGCGGTTATGCAATGCTTTTCCGTTCGCTGCTTGGAGGTGGTGCGCTTGTTGTCCCTGAACCCGGAACACTGATTCAGGATGCTCTCTGCCGGTTCCATCTTTCACATCTGTCACTGGTTCCAACACAGCTTTACCGGCTGATCAATGATGAAAAAACCTTGAAAAAGCTTCAGGATTTCAAAGTCATCCTGCTTGGCGGGAGCACCGTTGAACCGGCCTTGCTCGAAGAGGCGTCGAAAGCCGAACTTCCGGTCTATCTCACGTACGGATCAACCGAGATGAGCTCCCAGATAACCACCACATCAGGTCCGGTCAGCACCATTGGTGCAGGCAAGGTGCTTCCCTACCGTGAACTCTTGATCGACAAAGAAAGCGAGATTCTCGTAAAAGGCCCCTGCCTTTTCCAGGGCTACCTCTCGGAAAGAGGGCCGATGCTGAAAACCGACGCTTCAGGCTGGTTCCATACCGGAGATACAGGAGAAATGTCGCCCGATGGAGAACTGCTGGTCACCGGACGAACGGATAACATGTTCATTTCAGGGGGTGAGAATATCCATCCTGAAGAAATCGAGCGTGCACTCTGCTCATTCGAAGGAGTACGCAGGGCAATCGTCGTCCCGGTTGACGATCCGGAATACGGCTTCCGGCCTTCGGCGTTTATCGAAGTGACCGGGAAAGCGCTAACCGACGACGAAATAAAGGCCACGCTGTCAAGGAAAACCGGCAAGTTGAAAACCCCTGAAACAATCACCCGCGTTGAGCAGTGGCGGTTATTGACCGGAACGGAAAAAATCGATAGAGGATATTACAAGCGCTTGGTGAACGAGTAA
- the menC gene encoding o-succinylbenzoate synthase, whose amino-acid sequence MKPGIVSIYRYSIPFVRPVPVRGSSLNTRDGLIIGLQTQNGKYTGFGEIAPLPGLHEETLSEALEQCASLLPAIDLSFGDLSLDNAGKTLPDNLFPSVRTGIEMSLLNLQSVARETFPSFSGALHAKEKLPLNALLFGNTESVLAIATDHFQKGYRTFKLKVQARNPGLAVEQVLALHCAFGNDISLRLDSNRSFSLENACTFFNRIPANSIEYIEEPVANPYLIPEFFNRTGIHSALDESLWMTPGIWSDIPHDCLGGIVLKPSRIGSFSDTLRLALQAEEEKIPAIISSAYETGIGLGFYARLASIISAEPTPCGLDTFRQLSHDILFGSFHVEEGCLLSENTYRSSLNPDLSMLELVERWTL is encoded by the coding sequence TTGAAACCGGGCATCGTATCCATATACCGCTACTCCATCCCTTTTGTCAGACCAGTTCCAGTCAGAGGTTCCAGTCTCAACACAAGGGATGGTCTCATTATCGGCCTTCAGACACAGAACGGCAAGTATACCGGTTTTGGAGAAATAGCCCCTCTACCGGGGCTACATGAAGAAACACTTTCCGAAGCTCTTGAACAATGCGCCTCATTGCTGCCTGCGATCGATCTTTCTTTCGGTGATTTATCACTCGACAATGCAGGAAAAACGCTTCCCGATAACCTCTTCCCATCAGTCCGTACGGGTATCGAAATGTCCCTTTTGAACCTGCAATCGGTTGCACGAGAAACGTTTCCATCATTTTCAGGCGCACTGCACGCCAAGGAAAAGCTTCCGCTCAACGCCTTGCTCTTCGGTAACACCGAATCCGTTCTTGCCATCGCAACCGACCACTTTCAAAAGGGATACCGGACATTCAAGCTGAAGGTACAGGCACGCAATCCCGGACTCGCCGTTGAACAGGTACTCGCACTGCACTGTGCTTTCGGCAACGATATTTCCCTGCGTCTCGACAGTAACCGCTCTTTTTCCCTGGAAAACGCATGCACCTTTTTCAACCGAATTCCTGCAAACAGCATCGAATATATAGAGGAACCGGTTGCGAATCCCTACCTTATTCCTGAATTCTTCAATCGGACAGGCATCCACTCAGCACTCGACGAATCACTTTGGATGACCCCTGGCATATGGAGCGATATACCACATGACTGCCTTGGCGGCATTGTGTTGAAACCTTCGAGAATCGGCAGCTTCTCCGACACGTTACGATTGGCTCTACAAGCAGAAGAGGAAAAAATTCCGGCTATTATCAGTTCAGCCTATGAAACCGGGATCGGTCTTGGCTTCTATGCCCGTCTTGCCTCCATTATTTCGGCTGAACCAACACCCTGCGGTCTCGACACATTCCGGCAACTCAGCCATGACATTCTTTTCGGCAGCTTTCACGTCGAAGAAGGGTGCCTTCTTTCGGAAAACACATACCGCAGCAGTCTCAATCCCGACCTGTCAATGCTCGAACTCGTTGAAAGATGGACATTGTAG
- the menH gene encoding 2-succinyl-6-hydroxy-2,4-cyclohexadiene-1-carboxylate synthase → MSSTGNQELPGILMLHGFLGSGEDWKQYADRLQNDYTCFMPDLPGHGATPAPHGVTGTFEAIGDSLAELAGKIHPAPLHLVGYSMGGRLALYLALHYPEQFRSTVIISSSPGLKNPEEKALRCESDKRIARRITTDFDSFLDSWYGLQLFTTLKKHPLFSEVFERRKANDPQALAAALKQLSTGCQPSLWEKLSENSLHTGFFVGEKDRKYVEIGRQMVNLCPNSELFIFPGCGHTLHIENRQLFLERLTGFLAGTP, encoded by the coding sequence ATGAGCAGCACCGGCAACCAGGAATTGCCTGGCATATTGATGTTGCACGGGTTTCTGGGATCAGGGGAAGACTGGAAACAGTATGCAGACAGGTTACAGAACGATTACACCTGTTTCATGCCCGATCTTCCAGGCCACGGCGCCACACCGGCACCTCATGGCGTAACCGGCACGTTTGAAGCAATCGGCGACAGTTTAGCCGAACTCGCAGGAAAAATCCACCCGGCTCCCCTGCATCTCGTGGGTTACTCGATGGGGGGACGCCTTGCACTCTATCTGGCATTGCATTATCCCGAACAGTTCCGCAGCACCGTGATCATCTCTTCGTCACCGGGCCTGAAAAACCCCGAAGAAAAAGCTTTACGATGTGAATCCGACAAAAGAATCGCAAGGCGCATAACCACGGACTTTGACAGTTTTCTCGATTCGTGGTACGGACTGCAACTTTTCACAACGCTGAAAAAACATCCTCTTTTTTCTGAAGTTTTTGAACGACGTAAGGCAAACGACCCGCAAGCTCTTGCTGCCGCTTTGAAACAACTGAGCACAGGCTGTCAACCCTCCTTATGGGAAAAACTCAGTGAAAACAGCCTCCATACAGGTTTTTTTGTCGGCGAAAAAGACAGAAAATACGTTGAGATTGGCCGCCAAATGGTTAATTTATGCCCTAATTCGGAACTATTCATCTTTCCCGGCTGTGGCCATACACTTCACATTGAAAACAGACAACTGTTTCTCGAACGACTGACGGGATTTTTGGCAGGAACGCCATGA
- the menD gene encoding 2-succinyl-5-enolpyruvyl-6-hydroxy-3-cyclohexene-1-carboxylic-acid synthase, translated as MNNQQITTVWGTLIIEELVRHGIERFCISPGSRSTPLTAAAARNPDAECNVFPDERAAAFFALGFARSAGKPAALICTSGTAVANYFPAVIEASVDHQPMIVLSADRPFELLETGANQTIRQHGIFGSYARWYSELPEPSEKIPVNALLSTVDYAVRQSLGTSPGPVHLNLPFREPFDPVDIPPDSPWTRTLDLWRKEHEPLSSFTFYRKTAEAVTVSRIRKLLTDASSPLLVAGHLDTKADAEAVLNLARVLKIPMYTDISSQLRMCRDNEPLQPLLLSERFTSRFKPDLVLHFGGKIVGKRLAATIKRWTPKHFIVIKKHPSRYNPDHNVTWQIEASPEDFAGRLVSTIDRKNRNGLSLHALSTEIEKELDAYCSSEKALTEISTARIVSEIIPEYHGLFLANSMPIRDMDAYTALRENGAIPRFGMNRGASGIDGNIATAAGFAQGLGSPVTLVIGDISFLHDLNSLTLLRTMKHPLHIVVINNNGGGIFSFLPIAKQKDIFETHFATPQQYNIRSVAETFGIPYCNPSTNRQFRERYLKRCRSNTPGIIEITCSRENNLQEHHTLNARLRALIDQHV; from the coding sequence ATGAACAATCAGCAAATAACGACCGTCTGGGGCACACTGATCATCGAGGAACTTGTGCGCCACGGCATCGAGCGTTTCTGTATTTCTCCCGGCTCCCGCTCTACACCCCTGACAGCAGCAGCGGCAAGAAACCCTGACGCGGAGTGCAACGTTTTTCCCGACGAACGTGCTGCCGCATTTTTTGCACTCGGCTTCGCCCGTTCTGCAGGGAAACCTGCTGCACTTATCTGTACCTCAGGTACGGCGGTCGCGAATTATTTCCCGGCGGTAATCGAAGCATCCGTCGATCACCAACCAATGATTGTTCTGTCAGCAGACAGACCGTTCGAGCTGCTTGAAACCGGAGCGAACCAGACCATAAGGCAGCATGGCATTTTCGGCAGTTACGCACGATGGTACAGCGAACTCCCGGAACCGTCTGAAAAGATTCCTGTCAATGCGTTGCTCTCAACAGTCGACTACGCCGTTCGCCAAAGCCTCGGAACATCCCCTGGACCCGTGCATCTCAACCTCCCGTTCAGAGAACCCTTTGATCCTGTCGATATTCCTCCCGACAGTCCATGGACCCGCACACTCGATCTTTGGAGAAAAGAACATGAACCACTGAGCAGTTTTACATTCTACAGAAAAACAGCGGAAGCCGTAACGGTCAGCCGGATACGAAAACTGTTGACCGATGCCTCGTCACCGCTTCTCGTTGCCGGACACCTCGACACAAAAGCCGATGCAGAAGCTGTTCTCAACCTTGCCAGAGTCCTGAAAATACCGATGTACACCGACATATCATCACAGCTTCGCATGTGCCGGGACAACGAACCTCTTCAACCTCTGCTCCTGTCCGAACGGTTTACTTCGCGTTTCAAACCCGACCTTGTGCTTCATTTCGGCGGTAAAATCGTGGGCAAACGTCTTGCGGCTACCATAAAACGATGGACTCCCAAACATTTCATTGTCATTAAAAAACATCCTTCACGATATAACCCCGACCACAACGTCACGTGGCAGATCGAAGCCTCACCGGAAGATTTTGCAGGGCGGCTTGTTTCAACAATCGACCGGAAAAACAGAAACGGTTTATCACTGCACGCACTCTCTACAGAGATAGAAAAAGAACTCGATGCTTACTGTTCATCGGAAAAAGCTCTTACCGAGATCTCCACAGCCAGAATTGTATCGGAGATAATTCCTGAATACCATGGCCTGTTTCTGGCAAACAGTATGCCGATACGGGATATGGATGCCTATACCGCTTTGCGAGAAAACGGGGCAATACCACGATTCGGGATGAACCGCGGAGCAAGCGGCATCGATGGCAACATTGCTACCGCAGCGGGTTTTGCCCAAGGACTTGGCTCACCTGTTACTCTTGTCATTGGCGATATCTCTTTCCTGCACGATCTCAATTCGCTCACCCTTTTGCGTACGATGAAACACCCCCTCCATATTGTTGTCATCAACAATAACGGCGGCGGAATCTTTTCCTTCCTTCCCATAGCAAAGCAAAAAGATATTTTCGAGACGCATTTCGCCACTCCACAACAATACAATATCCGTTCCGTAGCCGAAACGTTTGGAATACCGTACTGCAACCCGTCCACGAACCGACAGTTTCGGGAACGCTATCTGAAAAGGTGTCGGTCGAATACGCCCGGGATCATAGAAATAACCTGCTCGAGAGAAAACAACCTTCAGGAACACCATACCCTGAACGCCAGGCTCAGGGCACTCATAGACCAGCATGTATGA
- the menB gene encoding 1,4-dihydroxy-2-naphthoyl-CoA synthase, translating to MSTLNWIQSGEFTDILYHKSEGIAKITINRPERRNAFRPQTVVQMIQALDDARNDEHIGVVILTGEGPLAFCSGGDQKIRGDAGYADEKGVNRLNVLDFQRNIRTCPKPVIAMVAGYAIGGGHVLHMLCDLTIAADNAIFGQTGPKVGSFDGGWGASYMARIVGQKKAREIWYLCRQYNAQEALDMGLVNTVVPLERLEEETVQWCREILQHSPLALRCLKSALNADCDGQAGLQELAGNATLLYYMSEEAQEGKNAFVEKRKPDFGKFPKRP from the coding sequence ATGAGCACCCTAAACTGGATACAATCCGGCGAATTCACCGATATTCTTTACCATAAATCCGAAGGTATCGCAAAAATCACCATCAACCGTCCGGAAAGACGCAATGCGTTCCGTCCCCAGACCGTTGTTCAAATGATTCAGGCGCTTGACGATGCCCGTAACGACGAACACATCGGAGTCGTCATTCTTACCGGAGAAGGGCCTTTGGCGTTTTGTTCGGGTGGAGACCAGAAAATCAGGGGCGATGCTGGCTACGCGGATGAAAAAGGGGTCAACAGGTTGAATGTCCTCGACTTTCAGCGGAACATCCGTACCTGTCCGAAACCTGTTATCGCCATGGTTGCAGGTTACGCAATCGGAGGCGGTCATGTTCTCCACATGCTTTGCGACCTGACCATTGCGGCCGACAACGCTATTTTCGGCCAAACCGGCCCGAAAGTAGGCTCTTTCGATGGCGGCTGGGGGGCAAGTTATATGGCACGTATCGTCGGCCAGAAAAAAGCACGGGAGATCTGGTACCTCTGCCGCCAGTACAATGCACAGGAAGCGCTTGACATGGGTCTCGTCAACACCGTCGTTCCTCTCGAACGGCTCGAAGAGGAAACTGTTCAATGGTGCCGTGAGATACTGCAACACTCACCACTGGCGCTGAGATGTTTGAAATCAGCCCTGAACGCCGACTGTGACGGCCAGGCGGGGCTTCAGGAGCTTGCCGGCAATGCAACCCTGCTCTATTACATGAGCGAGGAAGCACAGGAAGGAAAAAACGCTTTTGTCGAAAAACGCAAACCGGATTTTGGAAAATTCCCGAAAAGACCTTGA